In Methanobacterium sp., the sequence TAATAATTTCCTTAAGTCCCTCTACCGAACCTTTAACCGGGGATATGATGTCCTTGGTTAGGACTTCCGGCAGATCATGGAAGAGACCAGCATAGAAGTTGTTGTAGAATCTTTTCGGGCATGCTTCGATGCCCATCTCCAGGGTGCATAGATAGCTGGTGGCAGCCACAATGAACATGTGCCCCAGTACCGATGTTTCGGGTATGCGGGGAATATGTGCCCATCGTTTCTGGAAGCGAAGCTGTCCGCAGAGGTCGACGAATCCAAATGATTTCTTACCCAGGAGGATCTTCTGCACTCCAATTAGATCGTAATGATCTTCGATCTGGTTTTCAATATTTTCTTTGGTTTTTTCAATGCCGTAGATGAAAGGTGCAGTGTGGTAGATGATCTTGAACTCCCACTGGGTTGCCAAGTAGTGAGCTGCCCTTAGTATGCGCCTTTCCAGTGTGTTGGGACTCTTCAGATAATAATTTTTAAATCGTCCCTGGAAATCAGGATCCAGACCTTCCATATCAATTTCAAGCTTCTGGAAAACGTGTTTATTAAGTTCTTCACCCTTTTCTTTCATCATACGATGAAAGACAGGCGGTTTAATATCGGTTAAAACTGTTCTATGGAGAAATTCAAAGATTCCCCCTTCGATGAGTGCTATCCAGTCAACACTACCCGGTCCCATACGGTCTTCTTCAAACCTGCCGATTACATAGGCAATTACCATTTTATGGGCCTGTTTATCCAGTTCCGTAAATTCCACTGGACGGATATGGTCGTTCCATCGTTGCATACTGGCTGCTTTGGAGAAGCGTTCTATGATATTTTCGATCATTTATACACCATGCTTTGTTATGTATAAAGTAATATTAAATAATAATGATATTATTAATTTTCCAGATGTACAATGAATCAAAAGTAAGAATTAAAATAAAAAAAGATACAGTCCTGTAAGGACTGTTTTTTAATAGACTTATTCTGGTTTGGAAACTAACACGGTTTTGGACATTGTCTGGCCCTGAGGACCGTGTGGTTTACGTAGAACGGTGTCGTTAGCTTTTTCAATCTCACGTGCTTCAGTGGCCAGTTTGGCAGCTGTAGCAATGAGTTCGTGGGCTGAAGCCACGATTGGTACGTATTTTTCCATTTCTTTAACCATGAAACAGCCTTTGAGGTCAATGTCACCCACTTTAGCAGCCATTTCATAAGCAGCCATTGCTTTTGCTTTGGCGTAGGGGCTGGCGAATCCGGCGGTTTCTGTGGCTTTAGCAGCGTCGATGACTACTTTTGGTAGTTCAATTGCGTCTCCTGCTTCAGCTGCAGCGATCATTCCGTCGATGGTTTCCTGTACCACTCGGTAAGCACCGGTGGCGGCTAGTACTTTTATTACATCGGCGTTGAATGAGGCCATTTCAGTTGGGTCCAGGAATTCTCTTCGAGCTCCGATCATTGGGTCGCCCAGAACTACGATGTATCCTAATTCTTGTTCATCCATTTCTTCCCTTTTACCCATTCCAGGAGCGTCACCAATGATTAATGCTGGGACGTCCATTCCAGATAATAGTTCTCGGGCCTTAGCTGGTCCAGGAGCACCTGGGTTTGGGCTGATGAATATTACGAAATCAGGGTCGTAATCCATTATTTTTGGTACAACTTCTTCAATCTGTTCTGGGTTCATCTTTGCTCCAGAACTGACTCCTCTAACATCTATGTTAGGCCTGTCGGCCCTCTCGTCTAAGACTAAGTCAAGAACTGGAGAGGTACCTATGTTACCGCATTTAATAACTCCTATTTTTACAACCATATTATCACCGATTTGCTATTTGAGAGATCGGCATAAGTATTTTTTCATTTAATTATTAGGGGAAGATTTATATAGGAGATTACAGGGGCCTGTAAAAAGTTGGGATCCTCTTCTTTAATAGGACATAGCATATTTTAAATATAATAAAATGCTATTTTCCAGTGGTGAAGTACTTATGAATCATTCGAATGGCTATTTTTTAATAATTGGATTTCTGGTTTTTGTGGTTTTGACATCTGGCTGCATAACCATTAACAACAATGATAATCGCAACAATTCCCAGGATATAACTAAAAATTTTTCTTATAATGGTGTTAATTTTTCATATCCTGGT encodes:
- a CDS encoding HD domain-containing protein translates to MIENIIERFSKAASMQRWNDHIRPVEFTELDKQAHKMVIAYVIGRFEEDRMGPGSVDWIALIEGGIFEFLHRTVLTDIKPPVFHRMMKEKGEELNKHVFQKLEIDMEGLDPDFQGRFKNYYLKSPNTLERRILRAAHYLATQWEFKIIYHTAPFIYGIEKTKENIENQIEDHYDLIGVQKILLGKKSFGFVDLCGQLRFQKRWAHIPRIPETSVLGHMFIVAATSYLCTLEMGIEACPKRFYNNFYAGLFHDLPEVLTKDIISPVKGSVEGLKEIIKDYEDFQMKEELLPLLPRPWHTDMKYFSESEFENKIQENQEVKHGFSFRDINEKYNQDNFSPLDGELLHAADRLAAFIEAKLSIDHGIKSAELEEAAENIYSDYDGRKISGIDFGRIFNYFL
- a CDS encoding F420-dependent methylenetetrahydromethanopterin dehydrogenase, with the protein product MVVKIGVIKCGNIGTSPVLDLVLDERADRPNIDVRGVSSGAKMNPEQIEEVVPKIMDYDPDFVIFISPNPGAPGPAKARELLSGMDVPALIIGDAPGMGKREEMDEQELGYIVVLGDPMIGARREFLDPTEMASFNADVIKVLAATGAYRVVQETIDGMIAAAEAGDAIELPKVVIDAAKATETAGFASPYAKAKAMAAYEMAAKVGDIDLKGCFMVKEMEKYVPIVASAHELIATAAKLATEAREIEKANDTVLRKPHGPQGQTMSKTVLVSKPE